The Prunus persica cultivar Lovell chromosome G7, Prunus_persica_NCBIv2, whole genome shotgun sequence genome has a segment encoding these proteins:
- the LOC109950308 gene encoding DNA repair protein XRCC3 homolog — MAYSTDLQNELYIYIYNACLVAPSHPPLNYTNMTPQNLMLLPLSTLKLSIGCPILDDCLGGGIPCNSITELVGESGSGKTQLCLQLTVRAQLPPSHGGLGGSSVYIFTEFSFPFRRLQQLGNLYHASYPNLIRLEPLEDIYVHGVHGVHDAQQLIHVLGDIEAFIAIDHTRLPMKLIVIDSIAALFRSQYQTTPADLKRRSEMFFNISGTLKGLANKFGLAVVVTNQVVDFIGPHDKVNGVRLGNLESLDTSGRRVIPALGLAWAHCINSRVFLERHEQSIEVNIRNALSTNICSQTHRTFHLVFAPHLAYTSAEFVIIKEGIVGVSQ; from the coding sequence ATGGCCTACAGTACAgaccttcaaaatgaactctacatatatatatataatgcatgccttgTAGCACCATCACATCCCCCCCTAAATTACACAAACATgacaccccaaaacctcatgctCCTTCCTCTTTCAACCCTTAAATTATCTATTGGATGCCCAATACTAGATGACTGCTTGGGGGGTGGGATACCCTGCAACTCCATAACAGAATTGGTAGGGGAGAGTGGTTCTGGGAAGACGCAGCTTTGTCTCCAACTTACGGTACGAGCTCAGCTCCCACCCTCACATGGCGGACTAGGGGGCTCCTCCGTCTACATATTCACAGAATTCAGCTTCCCATTTCGTCGATTGCAACAACTAGGCAACCTTTATCATGCATCGTACCCCAACTTAATAAGGTTGGAGCCATTGGAAGACATATATGTTCATGGTGTTCATGGTGTTCATGATGCTCAACAACTCATCCATGTCCTTGGAGACATAGAAGCATTTATTGCCATTGATCACACCCGCCTACCTATGAAACTCATTGTCATTGATTCCATTGCTGCATTGTTCCGATCACAGTATCAGACAACACCAGCAGATTTGAAACGGCGGTCTGAAATGTTCTTCAACATATCTGGCACATTGAAGGGTTTAGCAAATAAGTTTGGGTTGGCGGTGGTTGTCACCAACCAAGTGGTGGATTTTATTGGGCCACATGATAAAGTGAATGGGGTGAGGTTGGGAAACTTGGAGTCCCTGGACACATCAGGCAGACGGGTGATTCCAGCTTTGGGACTGGCTTGGGCACATTGCATAAATTCAAGAGTGTTCTTGGAAAGACATGAGCAATCTATTGAGGTTAACATTCGTAATGCTCTTTCAACAAATATATGTAGTCAAACACATAGGACATTTCACCTTGTATTTGCCCCACATCTGGCCTATACATCGGCCGAATTTGTAATCATAAAAGAAGGTATAGTCGGAGTATCACAATAA
- the LOC109950309 gene encoding uncharacterized protein LOC109950309 has protein sequence MGEQNRYNAASVNDEEAYLDSGFSRSDWNPKITVGQIFSSKKALLTELRLTVRASRIGEYSFMIVRCTTVHECDLRFVSDKHRQATAALVATSLKRKLKDSRTIYTPSDIMRDVKHNFGCTIHYSKAWKAREFALLSIRGSAEEAYYILPAYCYELERMNPGTKTHIQTDENNHFVYLFMAVGACIRGFRSSMRPVIAVDATHLKSKYKGVMFVANAVDGNRNIYPLAFGIGDLETDASWHGFGECPNLVIISDRNVSIENVWNEIFPTAQHGICFYHMKGNMKRTCKLKKRDHILMHFEQAVKSYSIVEFDCHFRKIKRKEHVAQYLEEAGLHKWSRAHMDGRRYNVMTTNIAESINSVLRFARMLPVVHLIGEIVNLLVKWFTERRELALNCTTTLCPKFGEKKLRNRLEDAARMNVVKVNNAQFNVLDGDMDGLVNLTNNSCSCRKFQLEQLPCKHVVAVCRFLKVNVYAKASRYYTRKTWMDAYSDSIYPVQPHGMWDIPEDVRSRVVLPPMARVMPGR, from the exons ATGGGTGAACAAAATCGGTACAATGCAGCCAGtgtaaatgatgaagaagcatATTTGGACAGCGGGTTTTCACGAAGTGATTGGAATCCGAAAATTACAGTTGGGCAAATTTTTTCTAGTAAGAAAGCATTGTTGACGGAGTTACGGTTGACG GTCCGAGCATCGAGAATTGGAGAATACAGCTTCATGATTGTGAGGTGTACAACTGTCCATGAATGTGATTTGAGGTTCGTAAGTGACAAGCATCGTCAAGCAACCGCAGCACTTGTAGCCACTTCACTTAAAAGGAAGTTGAAGGATTCTCGGACAATATACACACCAAGTGACATTATGAGAGATGTGAAACACAACTTTGGTTGCACCATCCATTATTCGAAAGCTTGGAAAGCAAGGGAGTTCGCTCTATTGTCCATTAGAGGATCAGCGGAGGAGGcatattatatccttccagctTATTGCTATGAATTGGAGCGTATGAATCCCGGCACAAAAACACACATCCAAACTGATGAGAACAATCactttgtgtatttatttatggcgGTTGGCGCATGTATTAGAGGGTTCCGTTCTTCCATGCGCCCAGTGATAGCCGTGGATGCCACTCATTTAAAATCCAAGTACAAGGGTGTTATGTTCGTAGCAAATGCAGTCGATGGTAATCGAAACATATATCCTCTTGCTTTtgggatcggggatttggAGACGGATGCATCATGGCATGGATTTGGTGAATGTCCCAATCTTGTTATTATTTCTGATCGCAATGTTAGCATAGAGAATGTGTGGAACGAAATTTTTCCAACTGCACAACATGGCATATGCTTTTATCATATGAAGGGGAACATGAAACGCACTTGCAAGTTGAAAAAGCGTGATCACATACTTATGCACTTTGAGCAGGCTGTGAAATCTTATTCCATTGTTGAATTTGATTGTCATTTTCGCAAGATCAAGCGAAAGGAACATGTTGCTCAATATCTTGAAGAGGCAGGGTTACATAAGTGGTCTAGAGCTCACATGGATGGACGCCGCTACAATGTAAtgacaacaaatattgcggAGTCAATCAACTCAGTCCTTAGGTTTGCAAGGATGCTGCCAGTGGTTCATTTGATAGGGGAAATTGTTAATCTCCTTGTGAAATGGTTCACCGAACGTCGTGAGTTGGCTTTGAATTGCACAACAACATTGTGCCCCAAGTTTGGAGAGAAGAAGTTGAGGAACAGGTTGGAGGATGCTGCAAGGATGAATGTGGTTAAAGTAAATAATGCACAGTTTAATGTTTTGGACGGTGATATGGACGGCCTCGTAAATTTGACGAACAACAGTTGTAGTTGTAGAAAGTTTCAGCTTGAGCAGCTACCTTGCAAGCATGTAGTTGCAGTTTGCCGCTTCTTGAAAGTAAATGTATACGCAAAGGCTTCTCGGTATTACACTCGGAAAACCTGGATGGATGCTTATTCGGATAGCATCTACCCGGTACAACCTCACGGAATGTGGGATATTCCTGAAGATGTTCGAAGTCGAGTTGTGCTGCCTCCGATGGCAAGGGTCATGCCAGGCAGATGA